Below is a genomic region from Bacteroidota bacterium.
TAATACAACAACCAAAAAATCCAGAGGAATATAAAGTTATTGAAGAGAGCATAATTTATTTAAACATCAATTACATAACATCGGGTACGATAAATAAAATAATGCCTGAACTCTTAAAAGCACAAGCAATTATTTGTGATTTAAGAGGTTACCCTAACAGCAACCATGATTTTATTTCTCATCTATTAAAATCGGATGATACAACAAAAGCCTGGATGCTGGTGCCACAAATTATTTATCCTAACCAAGAAAAAAACATTGGTTATAGTCAACACGGATGGGGACTCAAGGCAAAGAAGCCGTATTTGGGTGGAAAAGTCATTTTCATAATTGATGCACAAGCTATAAGCTACGCTGAAAGCTATATGGCTTACATTGAAGGATACAAACTTGCAACAATTGTTGGTCAGCCAACCGCAGGGACTAATGGCAATGTTAATCCTTTTAAACTTCCTGGAGATTACAAAATTTCATGGACAGGAATGAAGGTAGTGAAACACAATGGTAGCCAATTGCATGGAATCGGAATTTTACCAGATGTATATGTTTACAAAACCATTAGCGGAATTGCACAAGGAAAGGATGAGTTTCTTGATAAAGCAATTGAAATTGCAAAGGAAAAAATTATCACCAATTAATTCCAATGAATCTAAATTCGGTTTTTAATTAAATTACGTTTCATCAGGTGTATGCCTGGGCTTAAGAACCCATCATTCTTAATAACAGTTCCTAACCAAATAGTAATGAATAAAATTTACTATATAAGGGAACAAAAAGTGATGTTAGATAGTGATTTAGCTGAATAAAACACAGTTGTTTCAACTTTTTATGATCTTTACTAAAGGACATCCCAAAGAAAGATGGCAAAAAAAAGCATTATGATTTTGTTCTTCTTAGCCTTCGCTATAATAAAGGACATTGAATGCAAAGATTTTGCTTGCTGCAAGGGTAGCTGCTTAGTGCGTTCGGGGGTATCTTGATATCCAAACCACCCCTACATAGTTCTATAAAAAAAGAACCAGAAGACAGAAATGTTTTTTTGGAGGAGTAATTAATTCTTAAAGTCAATGTTTTCATCCGTATTTATTCTACCCTTTGTCCTTCTTTCAATAATGGATAAATCTCCTGTTGCTTCAAAAATTATCATTTCAATGTTATCTAATGAGGTCAAGCCTTTTAATCTACCGGCATTATAAATCTCCTCCACTGTAATTCTTTGCTCCTTCATTACTTTGTGCAAAAACTCTCCCTGGTAAAAAACCAAAGTAGGGCTGCTTGTTATAAAAAATTTGAACTTACTGATTCGCACAGATAACCATGTCATTAAAAACTGAAGGAAGATCAATAAAGATAAAGAGATAACGCCCTCTGCAAGAGTAACATTTTTGTTTAAGGAAAGTGTGGCCAAACAAGAACCAAGGGCAATAGTAATTACAAAATCAAAAGCATTCATCTTGGATAATGTTCTCTTTCCTGAAACTCTTAAAAGTATAACTATAGAAAAATAGCCTAGGGATGTCAGAAGTACAGTCCTTATAATACTATCCCAATTTGAAAAAAAGATATAATCCATAATGGCAATTAAATGACAATCCTTATAAAGGTTCCGGTAATTATCAATAGTGGTTGTTTTGCACCCTTACTCTTCACCATTATGAAGATAACAGAAAGCTTAGACTTTTCAAATAGCATCCAATTACTTCTCCTAATCCTTTATCCGCAATGACTTTGGATCTGCGGAAGATGAATTCTATACTTGCACTAATGCAAGATGAATAGTCTATTTAGAATGGACAACAATATTTTATAACCGGATTATATTAACAAAATTGAAGAGAAATAAATCCTAAAAAAAATTGGCCCTCTAGTTCTTTTTTATGGAACTATCAAGGCAGGAATTAGCCATTGGATTAATGCATATTTTTGATGCTATGTTTCTAGTGAATAGGGCAACTTTGTTTTTATCCTCCGGTTCCTCAAATAGAATTGAAGAGTTAGGGGGCATAAAATTGCTAAAAAATAAAGGTTTAATTTTGTAAATGATATTTTAATCAAACAAGGAAAATTTAAAAGCATGCAAATTAAAAACATCTTAATTACCGGAGCGGGAAGCGGTATTGGAAGGGAAACTGCCATTGCCCTGGCAAAAAAAGGACATAGGGTTATTGCAACAACCCATAAGCTATCTCAAGCCCATGAGCTTAAAGATTGGTGTGAGAAAAACAATATCTCTCTTGAAGCTTTCCAGCTTGATGTTACTATTCCCAAGGACAGGGAAAAGATTTTAACTTATGATCTGGATGTACTAATAAATAACGCAGGAATGGGAGAATCGGGCTCTCTTGCAGAAATACCGGTTGATAAAATCCGTAATAATTTTGAAGTAAATGTATTCTCACCCATAGCACTTTCTCAACTTTGTCTAAAGCATATGATGAAAAAGGACAAAGGGAGCATTCTATTCATTGGCTCTTTGGCAGGGCGTGTTGCGATGCCTTTTCTGGGCTCATATTCTATGACCAAGTTTGCCCTTGCCGGTGGCATTGATTCTTTTAGGCAAGAAATGAGAAAAATCACTAAGAATGTGCATGTCTCCATAATAGAGCCGGGAGCATACCATACCGGCTTCAACCAAAAAAACGTGGCTAAAAAATTTGAATGGATGAATGAGCAATCTTACTTTTATAAGATCAGCGAGAAAATCAAA
It encodes:
- a CDS encoding DUF421 domain-containing protein, yielding MDYIFFSNWDSIIRTVLLTSLGYFSIVILLRVSGKRTLSKMNAFDFVITIALGSCLATLSLNKNVTLAEGVISLSLLIFLQFLMTWLSVRISKFKFFITSSPTLVFYQGEFLHKVMKEQRITVEEIYNAGRLKGLTSLDNIEMIIFEATGDLSIIERRTKGRINTDENIDFKN
- a CDS encoding SDR family oxidoreductase, translating into MQIKNILITGAGSGIGRETAIALAKKGHRVIATTHKLSQAHELKDWCEKNNISLEAFQLDVTIPKDREKILTYDLDVLINNAGMGESGSLAEIPVDKIRNNFEVNVFSPIALSQLCLKHMMKKDKGSILFIGSLAGRVAMPFLGSYSMTKFALAGGIDSFRQEMRKITKNVHVSIIEPGAYHTGFNQKNVAKKFEWMNEQSYFYKISEKIKREEQLAFKILEHKSLQSIVKKIVKASEAKNPAFRYSAPFWQAAGVYLLRVFGK